The following are encoded in a window of Fulvia fulva chromosome 7, complete sequence genomic DNA:
- a CDS encoding SAM50-like protein has translation MSARAPAGFSTASDLEASSGLPACFHRRAAIDCPTLPMATSEPLGDDVFQQLRKPIDPKVLEQREKEVNDRIHASYAKAEARQNELIAINSTAPVTISSIRVLHAEHTRHGFLERIFNPLLSHNRANDSYHTFREALTAVSKAVDKLNRLDIFQQPISTYIDRPDSSDPSTTPTDYAVFVSAKERGRYTIKTGTEAGSSEGSAYVNATLRNIFGGAERLNAHASLGTRTRSAYSATFDTPILSNPDLRVEVGGLQSSTHKPWASHEEVLRGGDAKLLWRTSPFSLHTFAYSGLWRQITGLAEIASPTIRADAGDSFKSSLNYTWSYDSRDIPMLPSRGYLLKTVGELAGFGPLKGDVAFAKYEVESQAALPVPIPGIKGDSGISFTAGLRYGVMSPIPLSGQSAPVASRLNDRFQLGGPTDVRGFRISGLGPRDGQDAAGGDVYAAGGASILFPLPRVGKETPLRLQAFVNGGRLLALRDSRQGDARDQPMTMGDVSNSVSRTVSDLTKSLPSAAAGFGLVYAHPAARVEVNFSLPLVIRKGEEGRKGLSFGVGLNFL, from the exons ATGTCGGCCCGCGCTCCGGCTGGTTTCTCGACCGCCTCGGACCTCGAAGCAAGCTCAGGGCTCCCAGCTTGTTTCCACCGTCGCGCAGCCATTGACTGTCCTACCCTTCCGATGGCAACCTCCGAGCCGCTGGGCGACGAC GTCTTCCAGCAGCTCCGAAAGCCCATCGATCCGAAAGTGCTGGAACAGCGCGAGAAGGAGGTCAACGATCGAATCCATGCCTCATACGCAAAGGCAGAAGCCCGCCAGAATGAGCTGATCGCCATCAACTCCACTGCTCCAGTGACCATCTCCTCGATTCGCGTCCTCCACGCCGAACATACCCGCCATGGCTTCCTGGAGCGCATCTTCAACCCTCTTCTCTCTCACAATCGCGCCAATGACAGCTACCACACCTTTCGCGAAGCTCTCACAGCAGTATCCAAGGCAGTCGACAAGCTCAATCGCCTAGACATCTTCCAGCAGCCAATCTCGACCTACATCGATCGCCCAGATAGCTCGGACCCCAGCACGACACCCACGGATTATGCCGTCTTTGTGAGCGCGAAGGAGAGAGGACGATACACGATCAAGACCGGAACAGAAGCTGGAAGTAGTGAAGGTAGTGCATACGTCAATGCTACACTTCGAAACATCTTTGGTGGAGCAGAAAGACTGAATGCGCACGCAAGTCTCGGAACGAGGACGAGAAGTGCATATTCCGCTACCTTCGACACCCCCATACTCTCAAATCCAGATCTGAGAGTGGAAGTAGGAGGACTGCAAAGCAGCACACACAAGCCATGGGCCAGCCACGAAGAAGTTCTGCGAGGAGGAGATGCAAAGCTACTATGGAGGACAAGCCCGTTCAGCCTACACACATTCGCATACTCCGGTCTCTGGAGACAGATCACAGGCTTAGCAGAAATAGCCAGTCCGACAATACGAGCAGATGCAGGAGACAGCTTCAAGAGCAGCCTGAACTACACCTGGAGTTACGACTCACGAGACATCCCCATGCTACCCTCGCGAGGCTACCTCCTGAAGACAGTCGGCGAGCTAGCAGGTTTCGGACCACTGAAAGGTGACGTAGCCTTCGCAAAGTACGAAGTAGAATCACAAGCAGCACTCCCAGTACCCATCCCCGGCATCAAAGGCGACAGCGGCATTTCCTTCACCGCAGGTCTGCGATACGGCGTCATGTCTCCCATCCCACTATCAGGTCAAAGTGCCCCAGTAGCAAGCAGACTTAACGACCGCTTCCAGCTCGGCGGACCAACCGATGTTCGCGGCTTCCGGATCTCAGGCCTCGGTCCACGGGACGGCCAGGATGCCGCAGGCGGTGATGTCTACGCAGCAGGTGGCGCCAGCATTCTCTTCCCTCTTCCACGGGTGGGCAAGGAAACGCCCCTGAGGTTACAGGCTTTCGTGAATGGTGGCAGATTACTAGCACTTCGCGATTCGAGACAAGGAGATGCGAGGGATCAGCCAATGACTATGGGTGATGTGAGCAACAGTGTGTCACGAACAGTCAGCGATCTCACGAAAAGCTTGCCAAGCGCCGCTGCTGGCTTTGGACTTGTGTATGCACACCCTGCCGCGAGGGTAGAGGTCAACTTCAGCCTGCCTCTTGTCATCAGGAAGGGCGAGGAAGGCAGGAAAGGCCTGAGCTTCGGTGTAGGGCTGAACTTCCTATAG